One genomic segment of Ferrimonas sp. YFM includes these proteins:
- a CDS encoding cytochrome C biosynthesis protein, which translates to MNPIRGLLLGLLLIFLSPLSQAADADWFTHDSAGEPRVTLYFFWSETCPHCAEAHPFIEDKLLAQYPWIDLKDYKVQDAGTRAHWQKVAKLTGTEPTSVPFMAVCGTPIVGYTSEQTTGQFLENQLRACYQRLGGNLSGVAPVASNSIDMDAPLDLGAQCGDGDDGTCGITNMNAPAVQPVELPFIGVVNPEKLSLPALTVVLAGVDAFNPCAFFVLLFLLSVMVNAKSRGRMLIVGGIFVFFSGLIYFLFMTAWLNLFQLLGDGSDGGWIILAAGMLAIVAGVINVKEFFLQRGEISLSMSAENRTGLIKRMGKLSSASSLAAMIVGSTVLAILANAYELLCTAGFPMIYTSVLSMHDMPESTRYMYLVMYNVVYVIPLAAIVTVFALTMGKRKLTEKEGQTLKLMSGVMMLGLGGTLAVNPNALQSPVVAIGMILAAILVTAIIVPIKRRWERKQA; encoded by the coding sequence ATGAATCCCATCAGAGGCCTGTTGTTGGGTCTGCTACTTATTTTCCTCTCCCCTTTGAGTCAGGCTGCCGATGCGGACTGGTTCACCCATGACAGCGCCGGGGAACCCAGAGTCACCCTCTACTTCTTCTGGTCAGAAACCTGTCCTCACTGTGCCGAAGCCCACCCCTTCATCGAGGACAAGCTGCTGGCCCAGTACCCCTGGATCGATCTCAAGGACTACAAGGTGCAGGATGCCGGCACCCGAGCCCACTGGCAGAAGGTGGCCAAGCTGACCGGCACCGAGCCCACTTCCGTGCCCTTTATGGCGGTGTGCGGCACCCCTATCGTGGGCTACACCAGCGAACAGACCACGGGTCAGTTCCTGGAGAACCAGCTGCGCGCCTGTTATCAGCGCCTGGGGGGCAACCTCAGCGGCGTCGCCCCGGTGGCCAGCAACAGCATCGACATGGATGCACCCCTGGATCTCGGCGCCCAGTGTGGCGACGGGGACGACGGCACCTGTGGCATCACCAACATGAATGCCCCTGCGGTTCAGCCTGTGGAGCTGCCCTTTATCGGCGTGGTCAATCCGGAGAAACTTTCCCTGCCCGCCCTGACCGTGGTGCTGGCCGGCGTGGACGCGTTCAACCCCTGTGCCTTCTTTGTGTTGCTGTTCCTGCTGAGCGTGATGGTGAATGCCAAGAGCCGGGGCCGCATGCTGATTGTTGGCGGCATCTTCGTGTTCTTCTCAGGCCTGATCTACTTCCTGTTCATGACCGCCTGGCTCAACCTGTTCCAACTGCTGGGCGATGGCTCCGACGGAGGCTGGATCATCCTGGCGGCGGGGATGCTGGCCATTGTGGCCGGTGTCATCAACGTCAAGGAGTTCTTCCTGCAGCGGGGCGAGATCTCCCTCTCCATGTCGGCAGAGAACCGCACCGGGCTGATCAAGCGCATGGGCAAGCTCTCCAGCGCCTCCAGCCTGGCGGCGATGATCGTCGGCTCCACCGTACTGGCGATCCTGGCCAATGCCTACGAGCTGCTGTGCACTGCCGGTTTCCCGATGATCTACACCAGCGTGCTTTCCATGCATGACATGCCTGAAAGCACCCGCTACATGTACCTGGTGATGTACAACGTGGTGTATGTGATCCCTCTGGCGGCCATCGTTACCGTATTCGCCCTGACCATGGGCAAGCGCAAACTGACCGAGAAAGAGGGCCAGACCCTGAAGCTGATGTCCGGTGTGATGATGCTTGGCCTGGGCGGCACCCTGGCGGTCAACCCCAATGCGCTTCAGAGCCCCGTGGTGGCCATCGGCATGATTCTGGCTGCCATACTGGTCACCGCCATCATCGTGCCTATCAAGCGCCGCTGGGAGCGAAAACAAGCCTAG
- a CDS encoding low molecular weight protein-tyrosine-phosphatase: MNYKTVSSVLFVCLGNICRSPTAEAVFRHRFESAGLALTLDSAGTDAYHAGEQPDRRSAAAGRQRGYDFSGMRARRVTDEDFEQFDLILAADGSNMRDLKARCPDHLAYKLAMIIEAGEVPDPYYGSSNGFELVLDLLEQAADRWIERLAR; this comes from the coding sequence ATGAACTACAAGACGGTTTCCTCAGTACTTTTTGTCTGTCTCGGCAATATATGCCGCTCCCCAACGGCGGAGGCGGTGTTTCGTCACCGCTTCGAGTCCGCCGGCCTGGCCCTGACCCTGGACTCCGCCGGGACCGATGCCTATCACGCCGGTGAGCAGCCGGACAGGCGCTCCGCCGCCGCCGGGCGTCAGCGGGGTTACGACTTTTCCGGCATGCGAGCCCGGCGGGTCACCGATGAAGACTTTGAGCAGTTTGACCTGATCCTGGCTGCCGACGGCAGCAACATGCGGGATCTCAAGGCACGTTGCCCGGATCATCTGGCCTATAAGCTGGCGATGATCATCGAGGCCGGTGAGGTGCCGGATCCCTATTATGGCAGCAGTAACGGCTTTGAGTTGGTGCTCGACCTGCTGGAGCAGGCGGCGGACCGCTGGATAGAGCGTTTGGCACGTTAG